From Spartinivicinus ruber, the proteins below share one genomic window:
- a CDS encoding PEP-CTERM sorting domain-containing protein, with translation MNLKSFAKTALFSATLLAPFTASASLLHFDLIPSTGIFQNVLDTDGAPIVATNTDLGASFESELVWSDEGGTSSSLTLNTIKSVDITTAGSPALLSTITHNNMVLQTPVATLASGQIFGGLNLSSMFSLGEGRYKELPGSPTLGEVAEMVLASPDTPAMLPGADIPNSILSLFNFVFDETLNNASPCPYGDPNPCDDAFTAFLLGDIPLPIQIKLIIDSEAYMLTIFNTINDPTGDFANAIMDQMFITMEGEETVLYTFAQLMYVPEPASLGILGLGLLGMAARRRLLS, from the coding sequence ATGAACTTGAAATCTTTTGCTAAAACAGCTTTATTTTCAGCTACTTTGTTAGCACCTTTCACAGCTTCTGCATCTTTATTGCATTTTGACTTAATTCCTAGCACTGGTATTTTTCAAAATGTATTAGACACTGATGGTGCTCCTATTGTAGCTACTAATACAGACTTAGGCGCTTCTTTTGAAAGTGAGTTAGTCTGGTCTGATGAAGGGGGTACTTCCAGTAGTTTAACCCTAAATACTATTAAATCAGTGGATATTACTACTGCAGGTAGCCCAGCATTACTGTCAACTATTACCCATAACAATATGGTGCTGCAAACACCAGTAGCAACTTTGGCTAGTGGGCAAATATTTGGTGGTTTGAATTTAAGTAGTATGTTCTCGCTTGGTGAGGGAAGATATAAAGAACTGCCTGGTAGCCCTACATTAGGTGAAGTAGCTGAAATGGTATTGGCTAGCCCTGATACACCAGCAATGTTGCCGGGTGCAGACATACCCAACTCTATCTTGAGCTTATTTAATTTCGTCTTTGATGAAACACTCAATAATGCATCTCCATGTCCCTATGGAGATCCAAACCCATGTGATGATGCATTCACAGCATTTTTATTAGGAGATATTCCACTACCCATTCAAATTAAACTGATTATTGATAGCGAAGCTTATATGCTGACGATCTTTAATACCATAAATGATCCTACTGGTGATTTTGCTAATGCTATAATGGATCAAATGTTTATTACAATGGAAGGTGAAGAAACAGTTCTATATACCTTTGCTCAGTTGATGTATGTCCCTGAGCCTGCCAGCTTAGGTATATTAGGACTAGGGTTGTTAGGCATGGCAGCAAGGAGAAGATTGTTAAGCTAG